A single genomic interval of Dromiciops gliroides isolate mDroGli1 chromosome 1, mDroGli1.pri, whole genome shotgun sequence harbors:
- the LOC122736218 gene encoding biogenesis of lysosome-related organelles complex 1 subunit 2-like: MEPAEEDIMELCQDMFSKMATYLTGELKATSEDYKLLENMNKLTSLKYIEMIDIAVNISRSLKDLNQKYAGLQPYLDQITLIEEQVAALEQAAYKLDVYSKKLEAKYKKLERR; the protein is encoded by the coding sequence ATGGAGCCCGCTGAGGAGGACATCATGGAGCTGTGCCAGGACATGTTCTCCAAAATGGCCACTTACCTGACGGGCGAGCTGAAGGCTACCAGTGAAGACTATAAACTTCTGGAAAATATGAACAAACTGACTAGCTTGAAGTACATAGAAATGATAGATATTGCAGTAAACATAAGTAGAAGCCTAAAGGACTTAAACCAGAAATATGCAGGACTTCAGCCTTATCTGGATCAGATAACGTTAATTGAAGAGCAAGTAGCAGCTCTTGAGCAGGCAGCCTACAAGTTGGATGTATATTCAAAGAAACTAGAAGCAAAGTACAAGAAGTTAGAGAGGCGATGA